A region from the Bacteroidota bacterium genome encodes:
- a CDS encoding helix-turn-helix domain-containing protein, translating into MNQPTSPSDFLNRYNRFVIPNLHNPELCNVASIENYFDEDRRVLSAAMKIHTGLTMEEYMPRLRIWTAGSILRREESKTICQVRQAVGMRDEDHFTKCFKREYIITPAVYRAMYLEQMEYQRYILRFGIWSQICPECGYRHHL; encoded by the coding sequence ATGAACCAACCTACATCACCATCCGATTTCCTGAATCGCTACAACCGTTTCGTGATTCCCAATCTTCATAACCCTGAACTATGCAACGTCGCCTCCATCGAAAATTATTTTGACGAGGACCGGCGCGTGCTTAGCGCAGCGATGAAAATCCATACCGGTTTAACGATGGAAGAATACATGCCCCGTTTGCGCATCTGGACGGCGGGAAGTATCCTTCGCCGCGAGGAAAGCAAAACTATTTGTCAGGTGCGTCAAGCTGTCGGTATGCGCGACGAAGATCATTTCACTAAATGTTTTAAACGAGAATACATCATTACTCCGGCTGTTTATCGCGCGATGTATTTAGAACAGATGGAATACCAGCGCTATATCCTACGGTTCGGGATATGGAGCCAAATCTGCCCTGAATGTGGCTATCGGCACCACTTGTGA
- a CDS encoding cytochrome C oxidase subunit IV family protein, with product MNFDEPVQGHLHWTEGEYKDSRKEVLKTILILSAVTVVEVGIAISYDTFAQDGGKFRWVINLLMAVFSIVKVVYIMGVFMHLKHEKKWFIITVLSPFMFLVWAIIAFSMEGASWQYMRTWMNMF from the coding sequence ATGAATTTCGACGAACCGGTACAAGGACACCTACATTGGACAGAAGGAGAATATAAGGACAGCAGAAAAGAGGTGCTGAAGACCATCCTTATTCTATCCGCCGTTACGGTGGTAGAGGTGGGCATCGCTATTAGTTATGACACTTTTGCGCAGGACGGAGGCAAATTCAGATGGGTGATTAACCTGCTGATGGCGGTATTTTCGATTGTGAAAGTAGTCTATATCATGGGTGTCTTTATGCACTTGAAACACGAAAAGAAGTGGTTTATAATCACCGTATTATCACCTTTCATGTTTCTTGTTTGGGCAATTATCGCCTTTTCGATGGAAGGTGCCAGTTGGCAGTACATGCGCACCTGGATGAATATGTTCTAA
- a CDS encoding cytochrome oxidase subunit III — translation MEVTLNEKDILKAKTEYTGVHPLKFALWIAMASMSMFFAAFTSAFIVKKGDFRVWENFTLPTVFLYSTLVIVLLSITIHASLICYRKAKFPLFRTLLFSSFLLGCLFLFLQIEGWRVLMQMGLPLTGNLSGSFLYLITSMHGLHIVGGLVATLLFFIFAIRARQEYYL, via the coding sequence ATGGAGGTAACCTTGAACGAAAAAGATATTCTTAAGGCAAAGACAGAATACACCGGAGTTCATCCGTTGAAATTCGCTTTGTGGATAGCTATGGCTTCTATGTCTATGTTTTTTGCAGCGTTTACCAGTGCATTTATTGTGAAGAAAGGAGATTTCAGAGTATGGGAGAACTTTACTTTACCGACTGTTTTTCTTTACAGCACTCTGGTTATTGTTTTACTCAGCATCACTATTCATGCTTCCTTGATTTGCTATCGAAAGGCAAAATTTCCTTTGTTCAGAACGCTTTTGTTTTCTTCATTTCTTTTAGGGTGCCTCTTTCTCTTTTTGCAGATAGAAGGCTGGAGGGTATTGATGCAAATGGGCTTGCCTTTGACTGGCAATCTTTCCGGTTCTTTTCTTTACCTTATTACTTCCATGCATGGATTGCATATCGTGGGTGGACTGGTTGCTACGCTTTTGTTTTTCATTTTTGCTATTCGCGCCCGCCAGGAATACTATTTATGA
- a CDS encoding cytochrome c oxidase subunit 3 yields the protein MAEAVLHRSGDTEKELWSGGHSPFKAGYGKVMMWYFLISDTFTFGSFLVAYAALRFTQADIWPNPAEVFASIPVPSLAAILEKVGINPENLPLVFVSFMTFLLILSSYTMVRAVQEGYRMNKYGVVKFLIPTILCGILFLVCQYYEWTHLIHSGMTVTTASPITKVTNFGQLFFVITGFHGLHVTGGVILNTWLAVSTMNGRFEKIGHYEMVEKLGLYWHFVDLVWVYVFLCFYLL from the coding sequence ATGGCAGAAGCAGTTTTACATCGCAGCGGCGATACAGAAAAGGAACTTTGGAGCGGAGGACATTCGCCCTTCAAGGCGGGGTATGGAAAGGTGATGATGTGGTATTTCCTCATCTCAGACACCTTCACCTTTGGTTCCTTCTTGGTTGCTTATGCAGCATTACGATTTACTCAAGCAGATATCTGGCCTAATCCGGCCGAGGTGTTTGCCTCTATACCCGTCCCTTCGTTGGCGGCTATTTTAGAGAAAGTGGGAATCAACCCTGAAAACTTGCCTTTGGTTTTCGTCAGTTTCATGACTTTCTTGCTGATCCTCAGTTCCTACACCATGGTACGTGCGGTGCAGGAAGGATACAGGATGAATAAATATGGCGTAGTGAAATTCCTGATTCCTACTATACTTTGCGGGATATTATTCCTCGTCTGCCAATATTATGAGTGGACCCATTTGATTCACAGCGGCATGACCGTTACGACTGCTTCACCGATAACCAAGGTTACTAACTTCGGGCAGTTGTTCTTTGTGATTACCGGATTCCACGGATTGCACGTTACCGGTGGAGTGATTCTGAATACTTGGCTGGCTGTGTCCACCATGAATGGAAGGTTTGAAAAGATAGGACATTATGAAATGGTGGAGAAACTAGGACTATACTGGCACTTCGTTGACTTAGTATGGGTGTATGTTTTCCTTTGCTTCTATCTACTTTAA
- a CDS encoding DUF4157 domain-containing protein, with product MPTYIIKENSFIARLAARKLKATQLAIVIGRTIHLHNTDKQSFLANSTWLRHELKHIEQFRRYGFFRFIILYLWESLLHGYRDNRFEHEAREAEREVTSHTLASRE from the coding sequence ATTCCTACTTATATCATCAAAGAAAACAGTTTCATTGCTCGGTTGGCAGCGCGCAAATTGAAAGCGACGCAGCTTGCCATCGTTATAGGTCGAACTATTCACCTACACAATACAGATAAACAATCTTTTCTTGCCAATTCAACCTGGCTGCGCCATGAACTGAAGCACATTGAGCAGTTTCGACGATATGGTTTCTTTCGTTTTATTATTCTCTATCTCTGGGAGTCGCTTTTGCATGGCTATCGCGATAACCGTTTTGAACACGAAGCACGTGAAGCAGAAAGAGAGGTAACTTCGCACACGCTCGCGTCTCGTGAGTGA
- a CDS encoding cbb3-type cytochrome c oxidase subunit I, translating to METAHTVEHADAQKIHGHEEHHHEETFLTKYIFSQDHKMISKQFLITGMFWAIIGGLLSILFRLQLGWPNETFPILETFLGKWAEGGKISQEFYYALVTMHGTILVFFVLTGGLSGTFANLLIPYQIGARDMASPFVNMLSYWFFFTAGAVMLFSFFIQTGPASGGWTAYPPLNGLRDTGVNLGSGLGFDLWILGMALFIVSSLLGALNYITTVLNMRTKGMSMTKLPLPIWALLFTAIVGVLSFPALLAGVVLLEFDRLLDTSFYLNNIIINGNLLAYKGGSPILFQHLFWFLGHPEVYIIILPAMGIVSEILSVHARKPIFGYKAMIISLLAILILSFVVWAHHMFVTGMNPNLGAIFTLFTLLIAIPSAIKVFNWLGTLWKGKIRLVSASLFAIGFVSMFISGGLTGIILGNSAIDIQLHDTMFVVAHFHIVMGIAAFFGMFAGVYHWFPRLFGRMMNETLGQIHFYITLIGAYLIFFPMHFMTSVPRRYYTYANFETFNNFNHLAEFMSMVAIIVYLAQFLFLINFFYSIFKGTKLEGEYANPWGANTLEWTAPVERLHGNWPGDIPTVHRWPYDYSFAGKETNMQTEPYKEGEDPNL from the coding sequence ATGGAAACAGCTCATACAGTAGAACATGCCGATGCGCAAAAGATTCATGGTCATGAGGAACATCACCATGAGGAAACCTTTCTGACGAAATACATCTTCAGTCAGGATCATAAAATGATCAGCAAACAATTTCTGATTACCGGGATGTTCTGGGCTATTATCGGAGGGTTGCTGTCCATTCTTTTCCGTCTTCAGTTGGGATGGCCAAACGAAACCTTCCCGATTCTCGAAACGTTCCTGGGCAAGTGGGCAGAAGGAGGAAAAATTAGTCAGGAGTTTTATTATGCCTTGGTCACGATGCACGGAACCATTCTGGTATTCTTTGTATTGACCGGGGGACTGAGCGGAACCTTTGCCAACCTCTTAATTCCTTATCAGATAGGCGCAAGAGATATGGCCTCTCCCTTTGTCAATATGCTTTCATACTGGTTCTTCTTTACTGCCGGGGCTGTGATGCTTTTCTCTTTCTTTATTCAGACCGGTCCTGCTTCTGGTGGATGGACAGCTTACCCACCATTGAATGGTTTGAGAGACACGGGGGTAAACCTCGGTTCAGGTCTGGGCTTTGATTTATGGATTTTAGGAATGGCCTTGTTTATTGTTTCTTCTTTGCTTGGCGCCTTAAATTATATCACCACGGTGCTGAACATGAGAACCAAAGGAATGTCCATGACAAAACTGCCTCTCCCTATTTGGGCGCTGCTGTTCACTGCTATTGTCGGAGTGCTTTCGTTCCCCGCATTGTTGGCTGGGGTGGTCTTGCTTGAATTTGACCGTCTGTTAGACACCAGTTTCTATCTGAATAACATTATTATCAATGGAAACCTGTTGGCTTACAAAGGTGGATCGCCAATTTTATTCCAACATTTATTCTGGTTCCTTGGTCACCCAGAGGTGTATATTATCATCCTCCCGGCCATGGGTATTGTGTCCGAAATACTTTCGGTTCATGCGCGCAAGCCAATTTTTGGATACAAGGCGATGATCATTTCTTTGCTTGCTATCCTGATATTATCCTTTGTGGTATGGGCGCACCACATGTTTGTTACCGGGATGAATCCAAACCTAGGGGCTATATTTACTTTATTCACCCTGCTGATAGCTATTCCATCTGCTATTAAAGTATTCAATTGGCTGGGTACATTATGGAAGGGGAAAATAAGACTTGTTTCTGCGAGTTTATTTGCCATCGGATTTGTATCTATGTTTATCTCCGGTGGTTTAACTGGGATTATTTTAGGAAACTCAGCTATTGATATACAGTTGCATGACACGATGTTTGTAGTTGCACACTTCCATATTGTGATGGGCATCGCCGCTTTCTTTGGAATGTTTGCGGGAGTTTATCATTGGTTTCCTCGTCTTTTTGGCAGGATGATGAATGAAACATTGGGTCAAATCCACTTTTACATTACCTTGATAGGTGCTTATTTAATTTTCTTCCCCATGCACTTTATGACCAGTGTTCCAAGAAGATATTATACCTACGCCAATTTTGAAACTTTCAATAATTTTAACCACCTCGCTGAATTCATGAGCATGGTGGCTATCATTGTTTATCTGGCGCAATTTCTTTTCCTGATAAATTTCTTCTATAGCATTTTCAAGGGAACAAAGTTGGAAGGAGAATATGCAAATCCTTGGGGTGCCAACACGTTAGAGTGGACGGCTCCGGTGGAAAGATTGCATGGCAACTGGCCGGGCGATATTCCTACGGTGCATCGTTGGCCTTATGATTACAGTTTTGCGGGTAAAGAAACCAATATGCAGACTGAGCCTTACAAAGAAGGTGAAGATCCGAATCTTTAA
- a CDS encoding class I SAM-dependent DNA methyltransferase, with the protein MALSWNEIKDRALKFSKEWEGTSSEEADAKPFVDAFFEVFGVSRRKVGTFEHRIKKLDAKDGYIDLLWKGTMLIEMKSLGKNLDDAYVQAADYTYGLKQHEFPKYILTCDFQTFRLKDLEEGTTVEFVLKNLVKNVQHFHFIAGYQKRIFKEQDPANIKAAELMGKLHDRLKEIGYEGHPLEVYLVRLLFCLFAEDTTIFNKQQFQDFLEQRTNEDGSDLASKLQELFQVLNTPREQRFKNLDEQLADFPYVNGKLFEEALPMASFDSKMRQALLDCCYLDWSKISPAIFGSMFQSVMNPKERRNLGAHYTSEKNILKLIKPLFLDELWAEFEKVNHDPTKLTHLHNKIASLRFLDPACGCGNFLIITYRELRLLELKIIQTLQKLNLRIHQMEFLDVSLFFKVNVDKFYGIEYEEFPSRIAEVAMWLIDHQMNMLCSMETGEKLFRIPLVKSAKIVQGNALQIDWNSLLTEENTIEIDARDAEIIVRHQVKEPSLKYGKVKLVVEHYKIVDEFSTITPDTTFNYILGNPPFIGSKLMTAEHRADVVNEAENISGSGVLDYVTGWYFKAAKYIQGKNIKAAFVSTNSIVQGEQTSILWGQLLNKYNIKIHFAHRTFKWSNEAKGNAAVYCVIIGFANFDTPLKRLFEYDDIKGEPHEIIAKNINPYLVDAKSLLVDKKSNPICKVPGMSFGNMPLDGGNLLLSDEEKNEFLLKEPKAAKYIKPLISAYEFLNGENRWCLWLENVEPHELKSMPEVLKRVDAVRKFRLASVAPSTQKFAATPALFRDRNQPTTYILIPSTSSENRMYIPMGFFTKKSIASNSCHIVPSANLYHFGVLMSVMHMAWVKTVCGRLKSDFRYSKDIVYNNYPWPLNPTDKQTKAIEAAAQKVLDARLLFPNSSLADLYDPLTMPPALVKAHNELDKAVDLAYRPQAFLTEAKRMEFLFELYEQYTKDLFTKEKGKKKKKNEKSAG; encoded by the coding sequence ATGGCACTCAGTTGGAACGAAATAAAAGACCGCGCCCTCAAATTCTCGAAAGAGTGGGAAGGAACGAGCAGCGAAGAAGCCGATGCTAAACCTTTTGTGGATGCATTCTTTGAAGTGTTCGGCGTGTCGCGCAGAAAGGTGGGCACCTTTGAACACCGCATAAAAAAGCTCGACGCCAAAGACGGATACATTGACCTGCTTTGGAAAGGCACGATGCTCATTGAGATGAAAAGCCTCGGCAAAAACCTCGATGATGCCTACGTACAGGCCGCTGACTATACTTATGGATTAAAGCAACACGAATTCCCCAAATACATTCTCACCTGCGATTTTCAAACCTTCCGCCTCAAAGATTTGGAAGAAGGAACCACGGTGGAGTTTGTGCTGAAAAACCTGGTAAAGAATGTGCAGCATTTTCATTTCATAGCCGGTTATCAAAAACGTATTTTCAAAGAGCAAGACCCCGCCAACATCAAGGCCGCCGAACTGATGGGCAAACTCCACGACCGGTTAAAAGAAATAGGTTACGAAGGTCATCCCTTAGAAGTTTATCTCGTTCGACTGCTCTTTTGCCTTTTTGCCGAAGACACCACCATTTTCAACAAACAACAGTTTCAGGATTTCTTAGAACAACGCACTAACGAAGACGGAAGCGATCTGGCCTCCAAATTGCAAGAGCTTTTTCAGGTGCTCAACACCCCGCGCGAACAGCGCTTCAAAAACCTCGACGAACAACTCGCCGATTTTCCTTACGTCAATGGCAAACTGTTTGAAGAAGCTTTGCCTATGGCAAGTTTCGATAGCAAGATGCGGCAGGCACTGCTCGATTGTTGCTATCTGGACTGGAGTAAAATATCACCCGCCATTTTCGGCTCCATGTTCCAAAGCGTGATGAACCCCAAAGAGCGGCGCAACCTTGGGGCGCACTACACCAGCGAAAAGAACATCCTCAAACTCATCAAGCCCCTTTTTCTTGATGAACTTTGGGCGGAGTTTGAAAAGGTGAATCATGACCCTACCAAACTCACACACCTACATAATAAGATTGCTTCGCTCCGTTTTTTGGACCCTGCCTGTGGCTGCGGCAACTTCTTAATTATTACTTACAGAGAACTTCGACTGCTTGAATTGAAGATTATTCAAACGCTGCAAAAACTCAACCTGCGGATTCATCAAATGGAATTTTTGGATGTATCGCTATTCTTCAAAGTGAACGTTGACAAGTTTTATGGCATTGAATATGAGGAATTTCCTTCCCGCATTGCCGAAGTAGCCATGTGGCTGATTGACCATCAAATGAATATGCTTTGCAGCATGGAAACCGGCGAAAAGCTTTTTAGAATTCCATTGGTGAAATCAGCAAAAATCGTTCAGGGCAATGCACTACAAATAGATTGGAACAGTTTGTTGACCGAGGAGAATACTATAGAAATTGATGCCAGAGATGCTGAAATTATTGTAAGACATCAGGTAAAAGAACCATCGCTCAAATATGGTAAGGTGAAACTCGTAGTGGAGCACTATAAAATTGTAGATGAGTTTTCGACAATAACACCCGACACTACATTCAATTACATTCTTGGCAATCCTCCTTTCATCGGCTCAAAATTAATGACAGCAGAACATCGTGCGGATGTTGTAAATGAAGCAGAAAACATATCCGGCAGTGGTGTTTTAGATTACGTAACTGGTTGGTATTTTAAAGCGGCTAAATACATACAAGGTAAAAACATAAAAGCAGCTTTCGTTTCTACCAACTCAATTGTTCAGGGAGAGCAGACCAGCATTTTGTGGGGGCAGTTGTTGAATAAATACAATATCAAAATTCATTTCGCTCATCGCACGTTCAAATGGAGTAATGAGGCAAAAGGAAATGCAGCTGTTTACTGCGTAATAATTGGTTTTGCAAATTTTGACACACCCCTAAAAAGACTTTTTGAGTATGATGATATAAAAGGTGAACCGCATGAAATAATTGCAAAGAACATTAACCCATATCTGGTGGATGCGAAAAGTTTATTGGTTGATAAAAAGTCAAATCCAATTTGCAAAGTCCCCGGAATGAGTTTCGGAAATATGCCCTTAGATGGTGGCAATCTTCTTTTGTCAGACGAGGAGAAGAATGAATTTCTTTTAAAAGAACCTAAAGCAGCAAAATATATTAAGCCATTAATTTCTGCTTATGAATTTTTAAATGGAGAAAACCGTTGGTGTTTATGGCTAGAAAATGTGGAGCCACACGAACTAAAATCTATGCCTGAAGTTCTCAAGCGCGTAGATGCGGTACGAAAGTTTCGCCTTGCCAGTGTTGCGCCTTCAACACAAAAATTTGCGGCTACTCCAGCTTTATTTAGAGATAGAAATCAGCCAACCACATATATTCTTATTCCTAGCACTTCCTCTGAAAATAGGATGTACATCCCAATGGGATTCTTTACTAAAAAATCGATTGCAAGTAACAGTTGTCACATCGTGCCAAGTGCCAATTTATATCACTTTGGAGTCTTAATGTCAGTGATGCACATGGCTTGGGTAAAAACAGTTTGCGGTCGCTTAAAGAGTGATTTTCGATATTCCAAAGACATCGTTTACAACAACTATCCCTGGCCCCTCAACCCTACCGACAAACAAACCAAAGCCATCGAAGCCGCCGCACAGAAAGTATTAGATGCACGATTGCTTTTCCCAAACAGCAGCCTCGCCGATTTATACGACCCGCTCACCATGCCTCCGGCTTTAGTCAAAGCCCACAATGAATTAGACAAAGCCGTTGACCTTGCTTATCGCCCCCAAGCCTTCCTCACCGAAGCCAAGCGTATGGAGTTTTTGTTTGAGCTATACGAACAATACACTAAAGACCTTTTTACTAAAGAAAAAGGCAAGAAGAAAAAGAAAAATGAAAAATCCGCAGGCTAA
- a CDS encoding DUF2132 domain-containing protein — translation MKNPQANNPLHGITLEQILNHLVAQYGWEEMGAQINIRCFNLDPSIKSSLTFLRKTPWARTQVEKMYLESLK, via the coding sequence ATGAAAAATCCGCAGGCTAATAATCCTTTACACGGCATCACGCTCGAACAGATACTCAATCATTTGGTGGCGCAATATGGTTGGGAAGAAATGGGCGCACAGATAAACATCCGATGCTTTAATCTAGACCCGAGCATAAAATCAAGTCTCACTTTTTTGCGCAAAACACCTTGGGCGAGAACACAGGTCGAGAAGATGTATTTGGAAAGCCTGAAATAA
- a CDS encoding cytochrome c has product MIKFIPVVMATLMIASCGTDSRKPGKIYMPDMTYSNAYETYSAMPTDSGAGSQSSARKPVPGTIPYGYIPDDNAIKTNPSLLMSYVIKNHYTHATANWQEEFDRAGKEISNPIAYSDENLAEGKRLYNINCTPCHGEKGEGNGQLVELPDGNDGPYTSRPPAYTSRLPQINDGNMFYVVSYGKNMMGGYGFQLSVKERWQVIHYIKSLAGIKGDGSTAMINDTADVSKTK; this is encoded by the coding sequence ATGATAAAATTTATTCCGGTGGTGATGGCAACCTTGATGATTGCATCATGCGGGACTGATTCGCGAAAACCGGGGAAAATATACATGCCGGACATGACTTATTCTAATGCCTATGAAACTTATTCTGCTATGCCGACGGATAGCGGAGCGGGCAGTCAAAGTTCAGCTAGGAAGCCGGTGCCGGGAACTATTCCTTACGGATATATACCCGATGACAATGCTATTAAAACAAACCCATCATTGTTAATGAGCTATGTCATTAAGAATCACTATACCCATGCGACTGCAAATTGGCAAGAGGAGTTTGATCGAGCTGGCAAGGAAATTAGCAACCCCATAGCTTATTCAGATGAGAATCTTGCCGAGGGGAAAAGATTATACAACATAAATTGTACCCCTTGTCATGGTGAAAAGGGGGAAGGTAATGGCCAATTAGTTGAATTGCCCGATGGTAATGATGGGCCTTATACTTCCAGACCTCCTGCCTATACAAGCAGGCTTCCGCAAATTAATGATGGCAACATGTTTTATGTAGTGAGTTATGGAAAAAATATGATGGGTGGATATGGATTTCAACTTTCTGTAAAGGAAAGATGGCAGGTGATTCACTATATCAAAAGCCTAGCGGGTATTAAGGGGGATGGAAGTACCGCTATGATTAATGACACGGCAGATGTGTCAAAGACGAAATAA
- the cyoE gene encoding protoheme IX farnesyltransferase has product MSKVASIETNLFQLVLQKVKDYAMLSKFRLSFLVVFSAVIGFVFGMNSPYAITQILWLALGGILVTGASNAINQIIERDIDKLMTRTMNRPLPAERMGIMEAILAAGIMGISGILILTWFFNPIAGVLSAISLLSYAFVYTPLKRVSSVAVFVGAIPGALPPMIGYVCATGSIDFIAIILFSIQFLWQFPHFWAIAWVQFDDYKKAGIMLLPSASGKTRMSIIHNIIYCTVLLIVSMIPYFLNMVNWVGSLFILGAGVVFLWMSFNHFLKRDDRAAKILMFGSFLYLPVVQLALIFGKI; this is encoded by the coding sequence ATGTCTAAAGTAGCTTCTATAGAAACGAACCTTTTCCAACTGGTACTCCAGAAGGTAAAGGACTATGCCATGCTGTCTAAATTCCGCCTCAGTTTTCTGGTGGTTTTCTCGGCGGTGATAGGCTTTGTTTTTGGAATGAATTCTCCTTATGCCATCACGCAGATTTTGTGGTTGGCCTTGGGGGGTATTTTGGTGACTGGTGCTTCGAACGCGATTAACCAAATCATAGAGCGAGATATAGATAAGTTGATGACTCGTACGATGAACAGGCCACTTCCGGCAGAGCGTATGGGTATTATGGAAGCCATTCTTGCCGCCGGTATCATGGGGATTTCGGGCATCTTGATTTTGACATGGTTTTTTAACCCCATTGCCGGAGTCCTTTCTGCGATCTCGCTATTGAGTTATGCTTTTGTTTATACTCCTTTGAAAAGGGTTTCATCCGTAGCAGTATTTGTCGGGGCTATTCCCGGTGCGTTGCCTCCCATGATTGGATATGTTTGCGCTACCGGAAGTATTGATTTTATCGCCATCATATTATTCAGCATTCAATTTCTTTGGCAGTTTCCTCATTTCTGGGCGATTGCTTGGGTCCAGTTTGATGATTACAAAAAGGCGGGCATTATGTTGTTGCCTTCTGCTAGTGGCAAAACCAGAATGAGCATCATTCACAACATTATTTACTGCACGGTTCTTTTAATCGTCAGTATGATTCCCTATTTTTTAAATATGGTGAACTGGGTGGGGAGTTTATTTATTTTGGGGGCGGGCGTGGTGTTTCTTTGGATGTCCTTTAATCATTTTCTCAAAAGAGATGACCGGGCAGCTAAAATCTTGATGTTTGGTTCCTTTTTGTATTTGCCTGTAGTGCAATTGGCTTTAATATTCGGAAAAATCTGA
- a CDS encoding cytochrome c oxidase subunit II, which yields MVAFISFAIIVLLFVVLVLIARANELTIELKEGKRDYINQSRINGYLMLGFLILMLAGSAYAFKEFMPLMLPKAASIHGVKTDYLFNVTMLIILVVFVLTHIALFYFAYRYNESFGHEAYYYPHNNTLEVIWTMVPVVVLTGLIAMGMYEWFAIFNTEARDKNMMVIEVTGKQFNWMIRYSGKDGKFGERIIDTEHVSPTNELGINWKDPKSHDDFMADKLYLVKNKPVLMKLGAQDVIHSFFLPHFRVKMDCVPGIPTEFYFVPTMTTEEMREYLSHEPWWQTINPETGQPRWQTFKYELACAELCGKSHFGMQRDVEVVSQADYDIWFNKQTSIYDATVKTAMIKEEENPTQLSATEENEGKKPQAMLAK from the coding sequence ATGGTAGCATTTATAAGTTTTGCAATTATTGTTTTGTTGTTTGTCGTTCTTGTTTTGATAGCAAGAGCGAATGAACTGACGATAGAATTGAAGGAGGGGAAGCGCGACTACATCAACCAGAGTCGTATTAACGGGTATTTAATGCTTGGTTTTTTGATATTGATGCTCGCCGGTTCGGCATACGCATTTAAAGAATTCATGCCTTTAATGCTTCCTAAAGCGGCATCCATTCACGGGGTCAAAACAGATTATTTGTTCAACGTGACCATGTTGATTATCCTAGTTGTATTTGTGTTAACTCATATTGCGCTGTTCTATTTTGCTTATCGCTACAATGAGAGTTTTGGACATGAGGCATACTATTACCCGCATAACAATACGCTGGAAGTAATATGGACTATGGTTCCCGTAGTTGTCCTGACCGGTTTGATTGCAATGGGGATGTATGAGTGGTTTGCTATTTTTAATACTGAAGCACGAGATAAAAATATGATGGTGATAGAGGTGACGGGCAAACAGTTTAACTGGATGATACGTTATTCAGGAAAGGACGGAAAGTTTGGCGAGCGCATTATTGATACAGAGCATGTTTCTCCAACGAACGAATTGGGAATTAACTGGAAAGACCCCAAAAGCCACGATGACTTTATGGCGGATAAATTGTATCTAGTAAAAAACAAACCCGTATTGATGAAGCTGGGTGCTCAGGATGTAATTCATAGTTTTTTTCTACCGCATTTTCGCGTTAAGATGGACTGTGTTCCGGGCATTCCGACGGAGTTTTATTTTGTTCCCACGATGACTACAGAGGAGATGCGCGAATACTTGAGCCATGAGCCTTGGTGGCAGACCATCAACCCTGAAACAGGTCAACCTCGCTGGCAAACGTTCAAATATGAATTAGCCTGCGCAGAACTTTGCGGCAAATCACACTTTGGTATGCAGCGTGATGTGGAAGTAGTGAGCCAAGCGGATTATGATATTTGGTTTAATAAACAGACCTCCATATATGATGCGACAGTGAAAACAGCCATGATAAAAGAAGAGGAGAACCCGACACAACTTTCAGCAACTGAGGAAAATGAAGGTAAGAAACCGCAAGCGATGCTTGCCAAGTAA